Proteins encoded within one genomic window of Setaria italica strain Yugu1 chromosome IV, Setaria_italica_v2.0, whole genome shotgun sequence:
- the LOC101771867 gene encoding 16.0 kDa heat shock protein, peroxisomal, translating into MADFFFGSPFRRRFFHARPFPAVEWSSSGAAAMDWVETPAAHVLRINVPGLGKDDVKVQVEEGNVLTVRGDPPAGKDKGDGEHGDGAVWHVAERGKTEFARAVALPEDVRVDRIRAGVENGVLTVVVPKEPATARPKPRPIAVHSKL; encoded by the coding sequence ATGGCTGACTTCTTCTTCGGGAGCCCGTTCCGGCGCCGCTTCTTCCACGCGCGGCCCTTCCCGGCCGTGGAGTGGTCCtcctccggcgcggcggccatggactGGGTGGAGACCCCGGCCGCCCACGTGCTCCGCATCAACGTGCCGGGGCTCGGCAAGGACGACGTCAAGGTCCAGGTCGAGGAAGGGAACGTGCTCACCGTCCGGGGCGACCCGCCCGCGGGGAAGGACAAGGGCGACGGGGAGCACGGGGACGGGGCGGTGTGGCACGTGGCGGAGCGCGGGAAGACGGAGTTCGCGCGCGCGGTGGCGCTGCCGGAGGACGTGCGGGTGGACCGGATCAGGGCCGGCGTGGAGAACGGGGTGCTCACCGTCGTGGTGCCCAAGGAGCCCGCCACGGCCCGGCCCAAGCCCAGGCCCATCGCTGTCCACAGCAAGCTCTGA
- the LOC101772279 gene encoding cysteine-rich repeat secretory protein 12, which translates to MSKLLAPAPLPVLLLLVLSACTTPARGGDDYTAFVYAGCSQARYDPGSQYAADVDTTLSSLVNSAGYTAYANYTSPSAATGLAGVYQCRSDLPAAVCGGCVKSAVSKVSSLCNSAAGAAVQLRACFVRYGNDSFLGKQDTTVLFKKCGGESAGDTGVVAMRDAALGALVAAAAPPAGDGSYRAGAAGYVQAMSQCVGDLGAKACTDCVSAASSQLKAGCGYASAGEVYLGKCYARFWSNAGGGSGNGGVPAVGGGAGTGSSNGVGGVGGANNGYAYGGFVPNTYGQHDESGKTLAIIIGLVAAVAIVIVLLSFVRRAGGVGGKS; encoded by the exons atgTCGAAGCTTCTTGCGCCAGCACCGCTCCCCGTGCTCTTGCTTCTCGTGCTGTCCGCGTGCACGacgcccgcgcgcggcggcgacgactacACGGCGTTCGTGTACGCCGGGTGCTCGCAGGCGCGCTACGACCCCGGGTCGCAGTACGCGGCGGACGTGGACACCACCCTGTCCTCCCTCGTCAACAGCGCCGGCTACACCGCCTACGCCAACTACACCTCACCGTCGGCCGCCACGGGCCTGGCCGGCGTGTACCAGTGCCGCTccgacctccccgccgccgtctgcgGCGGCTGCGTCAAGTCCGCCGTCTCCAAGGTCTCCTCGCTCTGCAactcggcggcgggcgccgcggTGCAGCTGCGCGCCTGCTTCGTGCGGTACGGGAACGACTCGTTCCTGGGGAAGCAGGACACGACGGTGCTGTTCAAGAAGTGCGGCGGCGAGAGCGCCGGGGACACGGGCGTCGTGGCCATGAGGGACGCCGCGCTCGGCGCgctcgtggccgccgcggcgccccccgccggcgacggctcctaccgcgccggcgcggcggggtaCGTGCAGGCCATGTCGCAGTGCGTCGGGGACCTCGGCGCCAAGGCGTGCACCGACTGCGTCTCGGCCGCGTCCTCGCAGCTCAAGGCCGGATGCGGGTACGCCTCCGCCGGGGAGGTGTACCTAGGCAAGTGCTACGCGCGCTTCTGGTCcaatgccggcggcggcagcggcaacgGCGGTGTACCAGCAGTCGGAGGtggcgccggcaccggcagtAGCAatggcgtcggcggcgtggGAGGAGCAAACAATGGATACGCGTACGGCGGGTTCGTGCCAAATACCTATGGCCAGCACG ATGAATCCGGGAAAACCCTCGCCATCATCATCGGCCTTGTGGCGGCGGTCGCCATTGTTATCGTCCTCCTCTCCTTCGTCCGTAGGGCCGGCGGTGTTGGTG GCAAAAGCTAA
- the LOC111257127 gene encoding uncharacterized protein LOC111257127, with protein MEEPRGHTMMLLRRCATSAPSRSAAGHQSGGRGAGGGGVGRGWPEAPAKLSRSSRRHLLLPGYPPSMMQIKLERGRCERPPPPSVRTHITTLSSLSCSLSKACCGATAGGGDGFAAISLLHPPLPTATPAAAGPGAQEPLNSRVDGSSNNNSRSFCVEIGSVSNRRSSAAGDDLRTYSLGSFDYRVDEEVQAVVSHITCPAVSAAAAKSATPVEALAEAAGSSGWRADAAWRRRGPADAAGWRRRGGCGGDRRRHWRWELGRRRRGGERGEGARGNWSMGITFSPF; from the exons ATGGAGGAGCCGCGCGGCCACACCATGATGCTTCTCAGAAGAT GTGCTACATCTGCTCCTTCCCGAAGCGCGGCCGGACACCAGAGTGGAGGCCGCGGAGCCGGTggaggcggggtcgggcggggctGGCCGGAGGCGCCCGCCAAGCTGagccgcagcagccgccgccatctGCTCCTGCCAGGCTACCCTCCCTCGATGATGCAAATCAAGCTTGAGCGGGGACGATGCGagcggccacctcctccctcgGTGAGAACCCACATCACTACCCTCTCCTCCCTCAGTTGCTCGTTGTCGAAAGCATGTTGTGGCGCCACAGCCGGAGGAGGCGACGGCTTCGCGGCCATCTCGCTCCTGCACCCGCCGCTCCCCaccgccacgcccgccgccgcggggccggGCGCGCAGGAGCCGCTCAACTCGCGCGTCGATggtagcagcaacaacaactcgAGGAGCTTCTGCGTCGAGATCGGCAGCGTGAGCaaccgccgctcctccgccgcgggTGACGACCTCCGCACCTACTCGCTGGGCTCCTTCGACTACCGCGTTGACGAGGAGGTCCAGGCCGTGGTGTCCCACATCACTTGCCCCGCGgtctcggcagcggcggccaagTCGGCGACCCCCGTCGAGGCGCTGGCGGAAGCGGCGGGGTCCAGCGGGTGGCGGGCGGatgcggcgtggcggcggcggggcccagCCGATgcggcggggtggcggcggcgcggcggatgcGGCGGGGACCGGCGGAGGCACTGGCGGTGGGAgctcgggcggaggcggcgcggaggagagagaggggagggggccagGGGGAATTGGTCTATGGGGATCACTTTTAGCCCATTTTAG
- the LOC101772686 gene encoding probable peroxygenase 4 produces the protein MSASIINEPRTSTYYEDGLCSIASSSGSYLSRAMECYTFCEVHSHSHTSGEEGISGGKLVMAGRQRLPAAAVSALLLLWIFSCDHVEASIDFANMTALEKHVEFFDRDKDGIITASEIFEGYVAIGCDAAFARASAASISAGVGPITSPVEAPLPHLSIYIEYIHRAMHGSDTGAYDAKGRFVPEKFEEIFTKHAKVRPDALTSMEIEEMILANRDPLDPQSWGAPEGEWGLIYKLASDKQGFLHKDSARGIYDGSVFYMLEEQRTSSRSDM, from the exons ATGTCTGCATCAATCATAAACGAGCCAAGGACTAGTACCTACTACGAGGATGGCCTCTGCTCCATTGCTAGTTCTTCTGGGAGCTACTTAAGCAGAGCCATGGAATGCTATACCTTCTGTGAGGTGCACTCCCACAGTCACACATCTGGAGAAGAAGGAATAAGTGGTGGTAAACTGGTGATGGCGGGTCGGCAACGATTGCCGGCAGCAGCAGTGTCTGCTCTCCTGCTTCTGTGGATATTCAGCT GTGATCATGTGGAGGCAAGCATTGATTTTGCAAACATGACTGCACTGGAAAAGCATGTTGAATTTTTTGACCGGGATAAGGATGGCATTATTACAGCTTCGGAGATCTTTGAAG GATATGTTGCAATTGGATGTGATGCTGCATTTGCCAGAGCTTCAGCTGCATCCATTAGTGCCGGTGTTGGTCCTATTACAAGCCCT GTTGAAGCACCACTGCCTCACTTATCAATATACATAGAGTATATCCATAGAGCAATGCATGGAAGTGATACAGGAGCATATGATGCTAAAGGAAG GTTTGTTCCAGAAAAATTTGAAGAAATTTTCACGAAGCATGCAAAGGTCAGACCAGATGCGTTAACATCCATGGAGATTGAGGAGATGATTCTAGCAAATCGTGATCCATTAGACCCTCAGTCATG GGGTGCACCTGAAGGGGAATGGGGACTAATATACAAGCTTGCAAGTGATAAGCAAGGATTTCTTCACAAGGATAGTGCAAGAGGTATATACGATGGCAGTGTTTTCTACATGTTGGAGGAACAGAGGACATCTTCACGAAGTGATATGTGA